From Homalodisca vitripennis isolate AUS2020 chromosome 1, UT_GWSS_2.1, whole genome shotgun sequence, the proteins below share one genomic window:
- the LOC124372820 gene encoding uncharacterized protein LOC124372820, with product MLTVAVALTVLLCLHQSFTSAQQEDFDEKASAIMQQAKSQVVILTNQLLTNATVITHAAEGNASRLLANLYNEINKGIADAQGKATQIGNSFQANLTKRAEEVMTQAAAIYTSVEASLRKSTNHVEETISRLLATSQAEMSRAVKETRTKLAAAGSAEANHNSTQPHSLAVDNSTVAP from the exons ATGCTGACAGTGGCGGTGGCTTTAACAGTTCTACTTTGTTTACACCAG AGCTTCACTTCAGCCCAACAAGAAGATTTCGACGAGAAAGCCAGCGCGATCATGCAGCAAGCCAAATCGCAGGTGGTGATTCTGACAAATCAGCTCCTGACCAATGCTACAGTCATCACCCACGCTGCGGAAGGCAACGCCAGCAGGTTACTGGCCAACCTTTACAATGAGATCAACAAAGGAATAGCAGACGCCCAAGGCAAAGCAACGCAA ATCGGGAATTCGTTCCAAGCTAACCTGACTAAACGAGCGGAGGAGGTGATGACTCAAGCGGCAGCCATATACACCTCAGTGGAGGCATCTCTCCGCAAGTCCACTAACCACGTGGAGGAGACTATCTCTCGCTTGTTGGCCACCTCTCAGGCCGAGATGTCCAGAGCTGTGAAAGAGACAAGGACCAAACTGGCAGCCGCAGGATCAGCAGAAGCTAACCACAATTCCACTCAGCCACACAGTTTGGCAGTTGACAACAGCACGGTGGCACCTTGA